A single Aspergillus puulaauensis MK2 DNA, chromosome 7, nearly complete sequence DNA region contains:
- a CDS encoding putative DEAD box helicase involved in nonsense mediated decay (COG:L;~EggNog:ENOG410PJFY;~InterPro:IPR041677,IPR027417,IPR041679;~PFAM:PF13245,PF13086,PF13087;~go_function: GO:0004386 - helicase activity [Evidence IEA]), with the protein MGSDSELNSHLVEKLKQTTLASRTAAYVSKDIGNYYTHNITQDPDYLAANPWLSKPEIPSSDEILELSETDEDFVDLAPNQIEGPWGSKEQYLKAHYELLREEAVAPLRDAVAIFRNDPDMDDNKGLSVYEKVYVIGLTFARRGLGFKVQFSTNRARRNIAWEYSKRLVSGSIVALSPIDDAFQTKCVIAIVAARPLDGVKLCPPEVDLFFADPADADFDPQLEWIMIEAKQGYYEASRHTMTALQKLSRENFPLSEHICFLNPETAAPQYVKDKPVVEINSIINNPDQEGKVAILENWPQSPPGDLDATQWRALEQMLTKQLAIIQGPPGTGKTYVSVIALRIMLANMKSDDPPIIIASQTNHALDQILTLVSRCERQYVRLGGRSSDPEIKKRMLFAVRRDEPTPNIGSGTLGNTHKNSKRLFNAISEILQPFNVASSDLPLPSTVFQQYGLLTEKQCDSLKKGAKRWVSAGEENDDVDPLVTWLGDQVVEFEVKYILENFGFAADEVDLEYEQLKELEAEQGINDDEEFETLRGSFTQLREGFYGKCNSQSGGTGRCKYIDYDDMWRIPVKERGCVYNELRNRLKRKVLPRFRQLLADYTENSKNMQIGGWERDHLVLQNVKVLGMTTTGLSKYRALVSSLKPRIVLIEEAAEAIEGPIAAACLDSLQQLILVGDHQQLRGHCSVQDLEGDPFYLDVSMFERLVKNGMKYVTLRHQRRMAPEIRQLLTPIYGPLQDHQSVTKYEEVPGMGNIRSYLFSHDWPESFDDMASKYNEKEAQMVVEFFVYLVLNDIPVKNITVLTFYNGQRKKILKLMKTHSYLQGQYINVVTVDSYQGEENEVVILSLVRNGRQGIGFLSNVNRVCVALSRARRGFYMFGNAGMLATDKLWDQVQSILRSRSPEPQISHRLPLTCVKHKNRTYVQDPADWGRTNGGCGLACGETLDCGHRCSMRCHSFSHDKIQCNEPCNRRKACKHICRVPCATAHTCSCDCEESKRLKALEQNQVAGGGGGWVVAGIEDRRVSEQQAAIEGYQAYAKGGAKEHDAILNQMAELEQQSLSTSLELHAEEDLIPGTSWNTPSPGAQDGSKQAKPKAQPEINLLDDW; encoded by the exons ATGGGCTCAGACAGCGAACTCAATTCTCACTTGGTTGAGAAGTTGAAGCAGACGACTCTTGCTTCACGCACTGCTGCATACGTGAGCAAAGACATTGGCAATTATTATACCCATAATATCACACAAGATCCAGATTACTTAGCCGCGAATCCATGGCTTTCGAAACCAGAGATTCCTTCCTCCGATGAGATCCTTGAGCTCTCAGAAACGGACGAGGATTTCGTGGACCTTGCGCCAAATCAGATCGAAGGGCCTTGGGGATCAAAAGAACAGTATCTAAAGGCTCATTATGAGCTTCTTCGAGAAGAAGCAGTTGCTCCCCTGCGAGACGCTGTGGCGATCTTCCGAAATGATCCCGATATGGATGACAACAAAGGCCTCTCTGTGTATGAAAAG GTTTATGTTATAGGCTTGACTTTTGCTCGGCGGGGGTTAGGTTTCAAAGTCCAATTTTCTACGAATAGGGCACGCAGGAACATCGCTTGGGAGTACTCGAAACGTTTGGTCAGTGGCTCGATCGTTGCACTATCTCCAATTGATGATGCCTTCCAAACAAAGTGTGTTATTGCAATTGTCGCAGCTAGACCTTTGGACGGCGTGAAGTTATGCCCACCCGAGGTTGATCTGTTCTTCGCAGACCCGGCAGATGCGGACTTTGACCCTCAACTGGAGTGGATTATGATAGAGGCAAAGCAGGGGTATTATGAGGCGTCCAGACACACCATGACGGCTCTCCAGAAGTTAAGTCGAGAAAA TTTCCCGCTTTCAGAGCATATCTGTTTCCTAAACCCCGAGACCGCTGCACCCCAATACGTGAAAGACAAGCCTGTTGTTGAGATAAACTCAATCATCAACAATCCAGACCAGGAGGGAAAGGTTGCCATCCTAGAAAACTGGCCTCAATCACCACCAGGGGACCTCGATGCAACACAATGGAGAGCCTTGGAGCAGATGCTCACAAAGCAGCTAGCTATTATTCAGGGCCCTCCAGGGACTGGAAAGACTTATGTCTCCGTTATTGCTTTGCGCATAATGCTTGCCAACATGAAATCAGACGATCCACCTATCATCATTGCCTCCCAAACGAATCATGCTTTAGATCAAATTTTGACACTCGTTTCTCGCTGCGAAAGACAGTATGTCCGCCTGGGTGGCAGGAGCAGCGACCCAGAGATCAAGAAGCGCATGCTATTCGCCGTTCGACGTGACGAACCTACACCAAATATTGGTAGTGGGACCCTCGGGAACACCCATAAGAACAGCAAAAGATTGTTCAATGCCATCTCGGAAATTTTGCAGCCGTTCAATGTTGCAAGTTCTGACCTACCTCTTCCATCCACGGTATTCCAACAGTATGGTCTTTTGACAGAGAAGCAATGTGACTCCCTCAAGAAAGGCGCCAAACGCTGGGTGAGCGCTGGCGAAGAGAATGATGATGTTGACCCGTTGGTGACATGGCTCGGGGATCAGGTAGTCGAATTTGAAGTAAAGTACATATTGGAGAACTTTGGCTTTGCTGCGGATGAAGTGGATCTCGAGTATGAGCAACTGAAGGAGCTCGAGGCAGAGCAGGGCAtcaatgatgatgaggagttCGAAACCCTCAGAGGCTCATTCACACAGCTTCGAGAAGGGTTTTATGGGAAGTGTAACTCACAATCCGGTGGGACAGGTCGTTGTAAATACATCGACTACGACGATATGTGGAGAATCCCCGTGAAAGAGCGTGGATGTGTCTATAACGAGCTTCGAAACCGGCTGAAAAGAAAGGTCCTGCCCAGATTTCGCCAACTTTTGGCCGACTATACGGAAAATTCCAAGAACATGCAGATTGGCGGATGGGAAAGGGACCATCTCGTTCTCCAAAACGTCAAAGTCCTGGGTATGACTACAACGGGGTTAAGCAAATATCGCGCACTTGTTTCAAGTTTGAAACCACGAATTGTCCTGATTGAAGAAGCGGCAGAGGCAATTGAAGGTCCCATAGCCGCGGCATGTTTAGATTCGCTCCAGCAACTGATTCTCGTGGGCGACCACCAACAGCTTCGTGGGCATTGTTCGGTCCAGGACCTGGAAGGAGATCCTTTCTACCTTGATGTGTCGATGTTCGAGCGTCTCGTCAAGAACGGGATGAAATATGTTACTCTTCGACACCAGCGAAGAATGGCACCTGAAATCCGTCAATTGTTGACACCTATATACGGGCCACTGCAAGATCATCAGTCAGTAACCAAGTATGAAGAGGTGCCAGGAATGGGGAACATCCGCTCATATCTTTTCTCACACGACTGGCCTGAGAGCTTCGACGACATGGCATCAAAGTACAACGAGAAGGAGGCCCAGATGGTGGTGGAGTTCTTCGTCTATCTAGTCCTGAACGACATTCCGGTAAAAAACATAACGGTACTCACATTCTACAATGGACAGCgaaagaagatcttgaagttAATGAAAACCCATTCATATCTTCAAGGACAATACATTAACGTGGTCACTGTCGATTCCTACCAGGGAGAGGAAAACGAAGTTGTGATCCTTTCTCTTGTTAGGAACGGAAGACAGGGCATTGGGTTCTTGTCAAATGTGAATCGAGTCTGTGTCGCGCTTTCTCGAGCGCGCAGAGGTTTTTACATGTTTGGCAATGCTGGTATGCTCGCCACCGATAAACTATGGGACCAAGTCCAATCGATACTACGCAGTAGGAGCCCGGAGCCACAAATTAGCCATAGACTCCCGTTGACATGCGTAAAGCACAAAAACAGGACATATGTACAAG ATCCGGCCGACTGGGGCAGGACAAACGGTGGGTGCGGACTCGCATGCGGGGAGACGTTGGACTGCGGTCACAGATGCAGTATGCGATGTCATAG TTTTTCACATGACAAAATCCAATGCAACGAACCCTGCAACCGACGAAAGGCATGCAAGCACATTTGCAGGGTGCCTTGCGCAACCGCCCACACGTGTTCCTGTGACTGTGAAGAAAGCAAGCGTCTCAAAGCCCTTGAGCAGAACCAGGTCgccggaggtggaggtggttgGGTTGTGGCCGGGATCGAAGACAGGCGAGTTAGTGAGCAACAGGCGGCCATTGAGGGCTACCAAGCATATGCAAAAGGTGGTGCAAAAGAGCACGATGCTATTCTAAATCAGATGGCGGAGCTCGAGCAGCAAAGCCTTTCGACAAGCTTGGAATTGCATGCTGAGGAAGATCTCATTCCTGGTACTTCTTGGAACACGCCTAGTCCTGGTGCACAAGATGGTAGCAAGCAAGCGAAGCCCAAGGCGCAGCCGGAAATCAACCTTTTAGATGATTGGTAG
- the SPT8 gene encoding transcription factor Spt8 (BUSCO:EOG092614UB;~COG:K;~EggNog:ENOG410PHS7;~InterPro:IPR015943,IPR001680,IPR036322,IPR017986;~go_function: GO:0005515 - protein binding [Evidence IEA]) yields the protein MMASLVEDEDDRDLAGSQDGSSDNEMEDALRDADEGGGDNEPEMDVDGDADDQDAQDAASPSNASHASESAGGANQQNQDNTTTTSVPNNAASDLSSVFHPSVRSECLTASSYDIVPTTAAPHSTSINAITATADMRWVYSGGSDGYVRKFNWVDSINSKLMLTVAQRHPFVDSVIKAGVVMTYWENMDGSALSPVYSLASQSEGLWLLSGLESGSIRLQSTRHDEGKEIALLQQHTSAVSVLSLTSDEKSLLSGSWDKRIFDWDLNTGQTRRAFGSSARQISAIELRPESSLPIPRDTSEFQQPNGTYSSNNQASAVNSFDYMDASNEQGENGATNPQAGSPADSLFGGADSLFGDADGNAADGMGSSTNAFGIDDDDEFGKALANGGLADADAPGEPDTQPNGLFNSTFSSNDAGGMELNTPTAAQPSNSQPTETPNTQPQTQPLANGLPHAEELEQPSQDQEQSQQTPFEATNVTDNTFLAASIDGTIRIWDRRQPSAIARITPGNSPPWCMNACWSPDGNYIYAGRRNGTVEEYSLHKGLREPERTFKFPQGSGPVTALRAMPNGRHLVCASHDILRLYDLKHEQATRHSTVPFLIIPGHRTGTVSQLYVDPACRFLVSTSGNRGWEGSTTEVLLGYEIGVPAAR from the exons ATGATGGCCTCGCTcgtggaagatgaggacgaccGAGATCTCGCTG GCTCGCAAGATGGAAGCTCGGATAATGAGATGGAGGATGCCCTCAGAGATGCGGACGAAGGCGGGGGTGACAATGAACCGGAGATGGACGTGGATGGCGACGCAGACGACCAAGATGCGCAAGATGCGGCCAGCCCCTCAAATGCGAGCCATGCATCTGAAAGTGCCGGGGGAGCAAACCAACAAAACCAGGATAACACGACGACAACTTCCGTTCCAAACAATGCCGCGTCCGATCTATCTTCTGTTTTTCATCCGAGCGTGCGTTCCGAATGCCTAACAGCTTCCAGCTATGATATAGTGCCCACGACAGCTGCGCCACACAGTACATCGATCAATGCCATAACAGCGACAGCAGATATGAGGTGGGTGTATAGTGGAGGCTCGGATGGATACGTGCGGAAATTCAACTGGGTGGATTCGATCAACAGCAAGCTCATGTTAACTGTGGCGCAAAGACATCCGTTCGTGGATAGTGTGATAAAAGCGGGAGTTGTGATGACATACTGGGAGAACATGGATGGCAGTGCATTGTCACCAGTTTACTCGCTGGCCAGTCAAAGCGAAGGACTCTGGTTGTTGTCCGGTTTGGAATCTGGCAGTATCCGACTGCAGTCAACTCGTCATGATGAAGGCAAAGAGATCGCGTTATTACAGCAACATACTTCAGCTGTGTCGGTTCTGTCTCTGACGTCTGACGAGAAATCATTACTTTCTGGTAGCTGGGATAAGCGGATTTTTGATTGGGACCTCAATACAGGCCAAACCCGACGCGCCTTTGGGTCGAGCGCGCGTCAGATCTCAGCGATCGAACTACGTCCTGAATCCAGCCTACCAATCCCCAGAGATACATCTGAATTTCAACAACCCAACGGAACTTACTCATCCAACAATCAAGCAAGCGCGGTTAACAGTTTCGATTATATGGACGCATCCAACGAACAGGGCGAGAACGGTGCTACAAACCCGCAGGCGGGGTCACCAGCAGACTCGCTCTTTGGGGGAGCCGATTCACTGTTCGGTGATGCCGATGGAAATGCTGCCGACGGTATGGGGTCGTCGACTAATGCATTCGGCattgacgacgatgatgagtTCGGAAAAGCACTTGCCAACGGCGGCCTCGCTGACGCCGATGCTCCTGGAGAACCAGACACACAGCCAAATGGTCTCTTCAATAGTACCTTCTCCTCCAATGACGCCGGTGGTATGGAGTTGAATACACCGACAGCCGCCCAGCCGTCAAACTCTCAGCCAACAGAGACACCAAATACCCAgccccaaacccaaccatTAGCCAACGGCCTTCCTCACGCCGAAGAATTAGAACAGCCCTCACAGGACCAGGAACAGTCTCAGCAAACTCCGTTCGAGGCAACCAATGTCACCGATAATACCTTCCTCGCTGCATCAATAGATGGTACCATCCGGATATGGGACCGACGACAACCGTCCGCGATCGCCCGCATCACCCCTGGCAATTCCCCCCCTTGGTGTATGAATGCCTGCTGGTCCCCTGACGGAAACTACATCTACGCCGGCCGTCGAAACGGCACAGTAGAAGAATACAGCCTACACAAAGGCCTTCGAGAACCAGAACGGACCTTCAAATTTCCACAGGGGAGTGGACCAGTTACGGCTCTCAGGGCAATGCCTAACGGTAGGCACCTCGTTTG CGCATCCCACGACATCCTTCGCCTGTACGATCTAAAACACGAACAAGCAACCCGCCATTCAACTGTTCCgttcctcatcatccccggTCATCGCACAGGTACAGTTTCGCAGCTGTATGTCGACCCAGCGTGTcgcttcctcgtctccaCAAGTGGTAATAGAGGCTGGGAGGGCAGCACCACAGAGGTCTTGTTGGGTTATGAAATCGGCGTTCCTGCTGCTCGGTAG